One stretch of Mangifera indica cultivar Alphonso chromosome 9, CATAS_Mindica_2.1, whole genome shotgun sequence DNA includes these proteins:
- the LOC123225640 gene encoding secreted RxLR effector protein 161-like, with translation MDEEIEAIKKNDTWELTNLPIGVKKVGVKWVYKTKLNENGEVEKLQTHEGRGWIRVDNSRYKQIISNLMYLTATRPDTMFVMSLLSRSIECPTELHLQVAKRVLRYIKETFNFGIFYRKKGDEKLIAYTNSDYVGDLDGRRSNSGYIFLLNSGVVSWLSKKQPIVTLSTTETEFVAAASCAC, from the exons ATGGATGAGGAGATTGAAGctataaagaaaaatgatactTGGGAATTGACAAATTTGCCTATTGGAGTAAAGAAAGTTGGTGTGAAATGGGTGTACAAGACAAAACTCAATGAAAATGGTGAGGTGGAGAA GTTACAAACTCATGAGGGACGAGGATGGATAAGGGTGGATAACAGTCGCTATAAGCAAATAATTAGCAATCTAATGTATCTGACTGCTACCCGACCTGATACTATGTTTGTTATGAGTCTTTTAAGTAGGTCTATAGAGTGTCCTACAGAGCTTCATCTCCAAGTTGCCAAGAGAGTGTTGagatatataaaagaaactttTAACTTTGGGATATTCTACAGAAAGAAAGGAGATGAAAAGTTGATTGCTTATACAAACAGTGATTATGTTGGAGATTTGGATGGCAGAAGGAGTAATTCAGgctatatttttttgttaaattcagGAGTTGTTTCTTGGTTATCAAAGAAACAACCAATAGTTACTTTGTCTACCACTGAAACTGAATTTGTTGCAGCGGCTTCATGTGCTTGTTAA
- the LOC123225641 gene encoding uncharacterized protein LOC123225641, with amino-acid sequence MTTESGFVQPVISKFDGHYDHWCMLTENFMQSKEYWNIIEDEILVAVEGVQLSEAQKKAIDDARLKDMKAKNYLFQAIDRSILETVLNKDTTKSIWDSLKKKHQGTTRVQRAQRQALQKEFEMLSMKEGESVNEYFACTLTIVNQLRVTKAKMDDVVVIKKILRSMSSKFVYVVCSIEESNDLDVFTIDELQSSLLVHEQRMKSHVVEEQTLKVTFGKSLGGKGRVRDGMRGRGRGGGRRNFDKSTIDCYHCHKLEHF; translated from the coding sequence ATGACGACTGAGAGTGGATTTGTGCAACCAGTAATCTCGAAATTTGATGGGCATTACGATCACTGGTGTATGCTCACGGAAAATTTTATGCAATCAAAAGAATATTGGAATATAATAGAAGATGAGATTCTTGTAGCAGTAGAAGGAGTTCAACTTAGTGAAGCGCAAAAGAAGGCAATTGATGATGCAAGATTGAAAGATATGAAGGCGAAGAATTATCTCTTCCAAGCCATAGATAGATCAATTTTAGAAACCGTCTTGAACAAAGATACAACTAAAAGCATTTGGGACTCCTTGAAGAAAAAGCATCAAGGGACAACACGAGTGCAGCGAGCACAACGACAAGCTCTTCAAAAGGAGTTTGAGATGCTAAGCATGAAGGAGGGAGAATCTGTAAATGAGTATTTTGCTTGCACTCTTACTATAGTCAACCAGCTGAGAGTCACTAAGGCAAAGATGGATGATGTAGTAGTCATCAAGAAGATACTAAGATCCATGTCATCCAAGTTCGTTTACGTGGTGTGTTCTATTGAGGAGTCAAATGATTTGGATGTTTTTACCATTGATGAATTACAAAGTAGCCTTCTAGTACATGAGCAACGTATGAAATCTCATGTTGTGGAAGAGCAAACATTGAAGGTTACTTTTGGAAAGTCTTTAGGAGGAAAAGGAAGAGTGCGTGACGGAATGCGAGGACGAGGAAGAGGTGGAGGTAGGCGTAATTTTGATAAATCTACTATTGACTGTTATCACTGTCATAAGCTTGAACACTTTTAA